The genomic stretch CCCGTCAGAGGCGGTGCGTTCGTCACCTCGTTGGTGTCCGCGCTCCACGTCGTGCACCACCCCACCGCGGAGCACTGGAGTGCGTTGCCGCCGCCTCCTCCGCCGCCTCCTCCTCCCTCACCGTCCTTGTCGTCTTCCTTGGAGTCACCACACGCCACAGCGAGGAGTGAGAGCGACAGCACCAACGCACGCGTCAGGTTCTTCATCGGAACTTCCCGGAAAAAGGTTCATGGGGATTTGCCCCCCACAAAGAGACATCCCGGGAGCCATCGTTGCGTCGAAATCGGACGGCTAGCGCGGACAGCGGTCCTTTTCGGCGCGAGCCTCGGCGACTTCACCGGGGTAGGCCTTGCGCCAGGGCTCCCACTCCAGCCACGCCCTGCGCGCCTCCTGACACGCCTCGTCAGACGCCCCGGACAAACGCAAAGCCTGGGCGAGCCGCCGCCGCGCCAGGGGAACCCGCGCGGACGCCACCTGTTCGCTCGCGAGCGCCGCCAGCGCCGTCCTCAAGGGCGCCGCCGCCTCCGCTGGCGCGCGCCTCGCCAGATGGACGTCGCCCAGCAGCACCAACGCCTTGATGCGCTCCGGCGCCACCGGCCCCCAGTCCCGCTCCAGCCTCGCGAGCGCCCGCTCCGCGTGGCCCCGAGCCTCCTCGACGCGCCCCAGGAACAGCAGAGCATCCGCGAGCCAGCGCAACCCCTCCCCCTCCAGCTCACCTCGCGCCAGCAACGATTCCTGGAGCGCGACGCCGCGCGCATGGAAGCCCCGAGCCTCCTTCGCGCGCCCCAGCAATCGCAACAGCCGCCCCACCTCGTGCAGGTCCAGCGCGACCTCCGGATGCGTGGCGCCGTACACGCGCTCACGGTGGGCCAGGCTGCGCCGGGCCTGCTCCAGCTCAGCCTCGCGCGCGCCCAGCTCACCCAGCACCCCCGTCCGGTTCGACGTCATGCCCATGAGCACCGCGTCCGCGCCTTCCGGCGGCACGCTCTTGCGAGCGACCGCGAGGCTCTGCTCCGCCGCGCGCAGCGCCTCCGGCCCCCGCCCCCACTCGAAATAGATGACGGCCAGGTTGGACAACGTGCGCGCCACCACGAGGTGTTCCTCGCCCAGGCTGCGGCGGAGGCTGGCCAGCGCCCGCTGCACGACGGCCTCCGCGCGGGCCAGCTCCCCCGCGTGGGCCAGCGTGCCACCCAGGTTCACCAGGGCCCGGGCTGTGTCGCGGTGGTCGGGGCCATGCAAGTCCTCCTGAAGCCGCAGCGCCTCTTCCTGCCAGCGCTTCGCTTCCAGGAGCCGGCCCTGATGACGGGCCAGCAGGCCCAGACGCCCATTGAGCTCCGCGCGGGCAGCGGCATGGGAGACGCCCTTCTCCGTGACACGGTCCAGCGCCTCGCGCAGCAGTGGCTCCGCCTCGGAGAAACGTCCCTCCTGCTCGAACAACTCGGCGCGGACATAGTTCAACAGCGCGTCGAACTCGGGGTCGCGCAGCGGCTCAGCCACCGCCTGAGCGCGGCTCAGATAGGCCCAGGCCTCCTGTGTCCGTCCCAGGTCATGGCCACTCAACCACGCCTGGGCATAGAGCACCCGGGCCAGCACGGCATGATGGCGCCCCGCCTCCGCGGCGAGGCCGGCCTGGACCAGCGAGGCTCGCGCATCCTCGAACGCACTGGCGTCTTCCTGGAGCGTGGCGCACAGCAGGTGGGCCTCCGCCTCCAGCGGGCGGTAGCGCGTGCGCACGGCCCGCTCCCGTGCCGCCAGCGCCACCTTCAACGCCTCCGGCGTATGGCCCGCGAACAGCCCCGCGTTCGCCCGGGCCAGCTCCGCCCGGACCGCTGTTACCTCCACCAGCACGGCCGGGTCTTCCGGAGGCGCCACGGCCTCCAGCAACGTCCTCACGTCCGAGCAGCGCCGCAGGCTCGCCAGCGAGCCCCCCAGCCCGAAGCCGCGCGCCACGGTGCGGGCATCCGCCTCCTGGAGCGCCACCACCACGCGGGTCACCTCTTCCAGCCGCTCGTCGAGGCAGGCCATGCGCAGGCCCAGGACCTGGTCTGGCTGCTCGCCCCAGACCCGCGTGGCCTCGCAGGCCTCCTGGTGCGCGCGCGTCCAGTCCAGCTTCCAGCGGTCCAGCGCCGCCACCACCGCGGAGAAGGACGCTTCCGCGTCCGGGGCGCTCGTGGCCAGGAAGGCCCGCCGGGTGGACTCCCGCATCTGCGCATCCCAGACGCCCGCGAAGTGCCGCTCACTGCCCTGACACAGCGCTTGAGGCGGCTGCCTGGACAGCAACCCGAAAACAGTCAGCCCCGTCAGGACTGCGCCCAGCATCACCAGGGCGACCGTGCGCCTGCGCGCCACGGTGTCCCGGGACAACTGCGCACGCAGCGCCTCCATGGAGGAGAACCGCTCCGCGGGGTCGGCGGAGAGCCCGCGCCGGACGACGGCCCGCAGCCACGCGGGGACACCGGGGCGTTCCGGCCGCACGGCCTTCCGCGCCACCTGCTCCAGCAAGGCCTCACGCGTCTTTCCCTCGAAGGGACGCTGGCCGTTGAGCGCCTCGTAGAGCGCGACACAGAAGGAGAACTGGTCCGAACGGGCATCACCGTGCTCGCCGCGGAGCTGTTCGGGCGCGCCGTAGGCCAGCGTGCCCAGCAAGGTCCCCGTGACGGTGAGGGACGCCGAAGTCACCGCGCCGGGAGCCGCCGCTCCGGGCACCAGGGTCGCGTTGGCCAGGCCGAAGTCAGTGATGCGAACGAGGCCCCCCTTCGTCAGCAAGACATTGTCCGGCTTGAAGTCCCGGTGGACGATGCCCAGCGCATGCGACGCGGCGAGTCCATCCGCCGCCTGCCGGAAGCGCTCGAGCACCTCCCGGAGCGGGCGCGGTTGCTCCGCCAGCCAGCGCCGCAGCGTGCCGCCCTCCAGGAACTCCATCACCAGGAAGAGCTGTCCCTGGTACTCGCCCACGTCATGAAGGCTGGCGATGTGCGGGTGGGACAGCTTCGCCATGGTGCGGGCCTCGCGCTCCAGACGTTGCCGCGCCAGGGCCAGTGAGTCCTCATGGAAACGCTCCGGCTTGAGCAGCTTCAGCGCCACCTTGCGGTCCAGCTCGGGGTCATACGCGACATGAACCCGGCCCATGCCGCCCTCGCCTAGCAGCCCCAGCACCACGTAGCGCCCCACCCGCGTGCCCGTGGCGAGCGGACCCACGCCCGCGAAGGAGGTCCGCGCCTCATTCGGGCTCAGCGCGGCGAGCACGCTCCGGCACTCGGCGCAGCCGGCGACGTGGGCACGCACCTGTTGCTCACGCTCGGAGGAGAGCTGGCCTTCCAGGTGACGCGCGAGGTCGTTCTCGTCCGGGCAGCTCATTCCTTCGCCGCCAGGAGTCCGGACAGGCTCACGTCGAGGCGGCCATGAACGGCCCGCATCATGCTGTCCAGTTCCTCCTGGGAGAGCGACAGCCGCTCCGTCAGCCCCTGGTGCGTGCGCGTCTCCAGCAGCGCCTTCACCCCGGACAGCCGCCGGGACAGGGTGGACTTGTGCACGCCGTAGAGTTCCCCCATGCGAGCCAGCGACAGATGCTCGACGAAGTGGAGACGAAGCAACTCCCGGTCCTCGTCATCCAGGGAGGCCACCGCCTGGACGAAGGCGGCGCGCACGTGCGAGCGGGCCTCCTCGCGAACCAGCCCCAGCTCCAGCCCGCCTTGCGCGGGGTCCGCGGCCAGCATCTCCGCGTCCACCCGTGCCTCCTGCCCCTGGGCCTTTCGCATCCGGAGCGCGAGGCGCACCGCGGAGATGTTGACCCAATGCAACAACGACCCCACGCCCGCATAGCCAAGGAGCCGGGGCGGCGAGTCGGGCCGAGGCATCAGCAGATTTCCCCGGAGCGCCTGAAGCACCTCATCCACGAACGTGGGCGAGGAATGAAGCCGTGCGAGCGAACCATGCAGCTTGCGCAGGACCTGCGCTTCGAAGAGGTCCGCCGCCCCCGGCTTCCCTTGAGCGCAGGCGAGCGCGAGGGCAAGGTCCCTTGCGTGCAAACGCTCCAGCGCGACGACAGGGTCCTCCGCCTCGGAGAGCCGTGCCCCCAGGTGCCGCGCGAACACCAGGGGCTCGGGCGCCGCGCACTGAAGGGAGGCCGCCTCACGCAGGGCCAGGGCGAGCGCCCGCGGCACCTCCGGCGCGGAGCGCAAGCGGCCCGCGGCGGCGGTGTCCATCGAACGAAGAACCGTCTCGAGAATCTCCTCGGGAAGAGCGCTGTCCGTACGCATGAGATGGTGATTTCCGTGGCGATGAGGCCACATCCCCCTCCCCGGAATCTCTAGCACGAATGCCTGAGCGGGCTCCCGGTCCTCGAGCGGCGCGCGCCTGCGCGGGGCCGCTCTCACCCGACGGGCTACGCCCCTGACAGCGACCGCCGGGGAGCCGGAGCGCACGGCCGGAGGAGTCCGGCCGGGCGCGTCCACGGACTCACGCCACGGTGAGGATTTCGGCGCCCTGCTCGGTGACGAGCAGGGTGTGCTCGAACTGGGCGCTGCGGGTGCCGTCGGCGGTGACGGCGGTCCACTCGTCATCCCAGGTGCGGTGCCCCCAGCCCCCCAGGTTGATCATCGGCTCGACGGTGAAAATCATGCCGGGCTGCATGACGGTGTCGGATTCGGGCTCGTAGTAGTGCGGAATCTGGAGCGCGGTGTGGAACGTCTCGCCGATGCCGTGGCCACAGTACGCGCGCACCACGCTCATGCCGTGCTGCGTGGCATGCGTTTCAATGGCCCGGCCGATATCGCTGATGGGCCGGCCCGGCTTCACCGCGGCGATGCCCAGGTCCAGGCACTCGCGCGTCACCCGCACCAACCGCTGGCTCTCCTCGTCCACGTTGCCCACGAAGACCGTCGCCGAGCAGTCACCGTGCACGCCATCCAGGAAGATGGTGACGTCCAGGTTGACGATGTCGCCATCCTCCAGCGGCCGGCTGTCCGGGATGCCGTGGCAGATGACCTCGTTGACGGACGTGCAGAGCGACTTCGGATAGCGGTGGTAGTTCAGCGTGCTCGGGTAGCCGCCCCGCTTGATGTAGGCCTCGTGGGTAATCGCATCCAGTTCGTCCGTGGTGATGCCCGGACGCACGTGCGAGGACACCTCCTGGAGCACCTCGGCGGCGGCCTTGCACGCCTTGCGCATGCGGGCGATGACGTCCGGCGTCTTGATGTCGGAGCCCGCGTCCTTGCGCGACGGACGGCCCGTCAGCGCGTAGTCCGGACGGGGGATGTGGAGCGGCACCTCGCGGCGCGGGCTGATGACGCCCGGGCGGATACCCTTGCGAAGCACGTCCGGGCCCCTCTTGCGCGCCTCGGCGGCATCCGCGCCGCGGTGGCACTTCTTGTACTTGGTGCCACTGCCACACCAGCAGGTGTCGTTGGGGCCCGGAAGCACGGCGGGCGGGGTACGGGGAACAGCGGTAGTCATGACTCACCTCCAGCGCGGAGCTGCTCGGGCTTACGGGCGCGCATCCAGCGCACCACCTGGGGACGAAGCCAAAGCCGGGGCCGCCCCGTGCCCAGGTCCAGGACGGGCCGGGGCATGTCGGGATAGCGGCGCAGGTAGGTGCTGACGCTGTTGGCGTGGCGCAGGCGCAGCAACCCGGCCACCGCCTGAGCGTCAATCAGGTCTTCGGTCTTCACCATGGGACACATTTCGGGCGTGTCTATACCCCTAGACATGCACCCATGCACGGCTTCTTTCCCAGACGGGACGGCGGCACTGCTCGCCAGGCGACGCCGCCCGCCCGGGCAGGGAGCGGGCCTTCAGCGCGCCAGGGCGGCACACGTCAGGCAGTGCCGGGCCTCTGGAACAGCGCGCAGCCGGTGCCGGCCAATGGCCCCGCCGCAGCGCGCGCACCGGCCGAACTCACCATGAGCGATGCGCGTCAGCGCCTCTTCGATGTCCCGCAGCTCCTGCGCCTCCGCCTGGGTGAAGGACAAGCCCCCCACCCCCAACGAGGCCCGAGCGCGCAGCCGGTGGCTGCGTTGCCGCAATGCTTCCTGGGCCTCCCGAGCCAGCAGCTCCATGTTCGTCTCCCACTGCGGCCACCCCGGCCACTCCGGACCCGCGGCCCAGCAGGAGATAATGCTTTCAGGAAGCGTGCCTTGCGGTGCGCGGCGCTACAGCCCTGAAAACGCGCAAGGCTTGCGCACCCCGGCCCAGGGCCCTGCATCGGTTGCGGCGCACCGGCGTCACTCCGCGCGTGCCCGGGATGCGGCGTGTTCCCGGGCGCGCTTCTCCACCGCGCGGAACGTGTCCTCCACGGCGTCCTTCTGCCCCATGCGCGCCAGGAAGCCAGGAATGGAGCCAGCCGGGTCCACGGTGAAGCGGTACACGGCATGGGACTTCCCTTCGCCTCGAGGCTCCACGCGCCAGCTTCCCTCGTTGAGCCGGATGCGCACCGTGCCGCGCCGCTGGGGAATGGCATCCGGCGTCGCCTGCCAGCGCTGCGCGAACACACCCGAGCCGTCCTCCGCCAGCCTGGACTCCAGCACCACGTTGCAGATGTAGTCGCGCGAGGACACCACCGGCAGGTCCAGCTTCGTGTACGTGAGCTGCCCCTCGTCCGGCAGGTCCTTCAGGATGCGGGACTCCTTCACATACGGCATCCAGCGCCGGTAGGCGTCCACGTCCCGCAGCACCGCCTGGACATCCGCGGCGCTCGCGGCCAGCTCGCCCTCCGCCCACACGTCCTTGGCCTCGGAGCCCGGACGCGCGCGGACCTTCACCACGTAGGGCTTCTCCGCCACCGTCTTCCACGCCTCTTCCGCGTGGGCTTGTCCGGCGGCGAAACCCAGCGCGCAAGCAGCCACGGCCGCCCCACTCCACAACATCTTCATGCAAGCATCCTTCGCGGCTCGGGCCGGATGTGACGTCACGTCAGCATCCGACACCCAGGCGCGGCGGCGCATTCACGAATGCGCAACGGGCCCACGCAAGCACCGCCCCCGAGCCACCTTCCGAAGGTGGCCCGGGGCGGCAATCCCACGCCGCGCCCTACGGCACGCGGACGGCCCGCCCACCGAATGCCGGGCTGGCCATGACATCCATTGCCAGGCGGTCCGCGTAGGGGCGGCCCAGCCGGCCGTAGGCCTCGGCTTCCTGCGCGGTGAGGACCACCCGCACCGTGAACTGGGCGATGCCCCCCACCACCACGTCGAGGAAGAGCGCCCCCTCGGCCGAGCGCACCAGCCGGTACATCAGCGGGCTCTGGATGAGGACCTGCTCCTCGCTCACGGAATCTCCGTCACCGCCGCCTGGGAGACGGGCGCGTCGATGACCATCAGCTCCGGCACGCCGCCAGAGGTGTAGCCACCGAACTTGAAGCAGTCCGTGTCCTCCTCGCTGGTGCACTTCCAGACGCCCGGGTCGCTGTCCACGGGCAGGCGCACGCACACGCCGGTGGCCGCCAGGTCCAGCGTCATCATCCGCAGCGGGCCTTCGAAGTTCTTCGCCGGCAGGCCCAGCGCCTGGCCAATCACCGCCGGGTCATGCGCGCCGTCCACCATCGACTTCTCGACGGCGGCCTGGATGGTCTCCGACGGCGCGGCGAACAGGTAACAACCATTGTCATTGCAGCGGCCGAAGTTCTGCGCGTTCGGCTTCACCACGAAGTTCTGGTACGCGGCGTCCGTCATCAGCCACGACACCTTCTTGCCAGGGAAGTTCTTCGCCAGGTGCTGCTCAACGCTCCACGGGCTGGCGCGCTCATCGGCCTCGCGGGAGATTTGCGCCTGCTGCGCATCACAGGCCTGCGGCTGCGTCGGGGTGGGGGTGACGCTGCCGCCCCCCGTGTGCTTGCAGCCGGACAGCAGGAAGACACCAAGGAGCAGGCTCCGAATCGTCCACGTCATGGGCAGACCTCCAGATAAGGAAGGAGTGAAAGAGGTGGCGGAACCTACCTCCTGTCGGCCCATGGATAGTCGTCATTTCTTGATTTTGTAATCTCCCCGGCCTGCCCCCCACCGAGCGGTTATAGGGTGCGGCATGAGCCAGAACCTCTACGACATTCCCCTCAAGTCCATCGACGGTGCCCCGCAGTCACTCGGCCAGTTCAAGGGCAAGGTGCTGCTGGTGGTCAACGTGGCCTCCAAATGCGGCCTGACGCCGCAGTACGAAGGCCTGGAGAAGCTCTACGAGCGCAAGCGCGCCGAGGGCTTCGAGGTGCTGGGCTTCCCGGCCAACAACTTCCTGGGCCAGGAGCCGGGCAGCGAGTCAGAAATCAAGGCGTTCTGCACGCTGACCTACGACGTGAAGTTCCCGCTGTTCTCCAAGATTTCGGTGGTGGGCGCGGACAAGCACCCGCTCTATCACGCGCTGACGGGCGCCATCCCGGACGCCGTGGGCGAAGGCCCCATGCGCAGCCGGCTCCAGGGCTACGGCATCACCGCCAACCCCGTGCCGGAAGTGCAGTGGAACTTCGAGAAGTTCCTCGTCGGGCGTGACGGCCGCGTCGCCGCGCGTTTCGCGCCGGACGTCGCCGCGGACGATGCGCGCCTGCTGTCCGCCATCGACGCGGAGCTCGCGAAGCAGGCCTGACCCGGCCGGGGTGCCGCTGGACTTCTGCCGTCCAGCGGACGGGCCCTGACGAAAGCAGTGACTTTTCGCGCGCTCCGGGGCAAGCCAGGGGTGCCATGAGCACGTTCATTCCTGGTCCCCCGCCCGAGCGCGGACTGTTCTGCAACCGCACCCTCAACCTGCGCGCCATCAAGGCGGTGGGTTACGACATGGATTACACGCTCATCCACTACCATGTGGAGGCGTGGGAGCGCCGCGCCTACGAGCACATCCGCGACCGGCTCGTGGAGCAGGGCTGGCCGGTGGCGGACTTGTCGTTCGACCCCGAGCTGTCGATGCGCGGCCTCATCATCGACACGGAGAAGGGCAACCTCCTCAAGGCCAACCGCTTCGGCTTCGTGAAGAAGGCGCTGCACGGCACGCAGGCCATGAGCTTCGAGGCCCAGCGCGACGAATACGCGCGCACCATCATCGACCTGCATGAGCGGCGCTGGGTGTTCCTCAACACGCTCTTCTCGCTGTCGGAGGCGTGCATCTACGCGCAGCTCGTGGACCGGCTGGATGCCGGCCAGCTCCCGGGCCCCATGGGCTATTCGGACCTCTACGAGCACGTGCGGAAGAACCTGGACGCCACGCACATGCAGGGGCGGCTGAAGGCGGAAATCATCGCCGACCCGGAGCGCTACGTCATCGACGACCCGGAGACGCCGCTGGCGCTGCTGGACCAGCGCAACGCCGGCAAGAAGCTGCTGCTCATCACCAACAGCGAGTGGGCCTACACCGAGCCCATGATGCACTTCGCCTTCGACCGGCACCTGCCGGAAGGCATGACGTGGCGGCAGCTCTTCGACGTGGTGATTGTCTCCGCGCGCAAGCCGGAGTTCTTCACCACGCGCTCGTCGCTCTTCGAGGTGGTGGAGTCCAGCGGCGAGGCGCTGCTGCGTCCGCACTCGGGCCCCTTCAAGCCCGGCACGCCGTACTTCGGCGGCAGCGCGGTGGAGCTGGAGCGCCACTTGGGCATGAGCGGGGACCAGATTCTCTACGTGGGCGACCACATGTTCGGCGACGTGCACGTGACGAAGAATGTGCTGCGCTGGCGCACAGCGCTCATCCTGCGCGAGCTGGAGGACGAGGTGCGCTCAATCGCCTCGTTCCGCGCCACGGAGTCCCGGCTGGCCGAGCGCATGGTGGTGAAGGAGCGGCTGGAGGCGGAGAGCTGCCAGATTCGCCTGGAGGTCCAGCGGCGGCGCTTCCAGTACGGCCCGCGCACGGACACGCCGACGGAGGCGGAGCTGGTGGCGCGGCAGGCCACGCTGCGCACGGAGCTGGAGGCGCTGGACGCGGAGCTGGGGCCCCTGGCACGCGCGGCCACCGAGCTGTCCAACCCCATCTGGGGCCTGCTGACGCGCGCGGGCAATGACAAGAGCCACCTGGCCCGGCAGGTGGAGCGGTACGCGGACATCTACACGTCGCGCGTGTCCAACTTCCTGTTCGCCACGCCCTTCGTCTACCTGCGCAGCCCGCGCGGCAGCCTCCCGCATGATCCCAGCCTGCCCGGCGGCACGCCCGTCTTCGGCGCCAGCGAGGCCGGCGGCGGCGTGTCCGGCACGGACGGCGGGGAGTAGCCGGCACGGGGGACGCGGCGGCATGGGGCCTACCTGTGCCGCCGGCGTCCTACCAACAGGGGAGGATGTGTAGATCCTCGGATTCATTGAACTTTCGTTCAGTACCCCTCCGAGGAGAGGGCAGGCAGGCATCCCCCTCCACAGGGCATGTCAGACCGCCCCGGTATGAGTGCTCTTGTGAGCCACTCGACCTCGAACAGCTCTTCGACGCGCGTACTCGAGCAGCGCAACCTGCTTGGGGGCATGGACCTGCTACCGGTGCTGGGCGGCAAGGGCCGCAAGCGCGCCCGGCGCTTCCACGTCGCCTCGGAGCGACGGGTGGGGTTCGCCGCGGCGCTGGCGCTGGTGGTGGAGCACGGCAAGCAGAAGGCGAAGGAGACGGGCGTCACGTACCTGAGCACCTGCCCTCGCTGCGGCCACAGGGGCCCCACGGCGCAGGACTTCGGCTACCGCATCATGCGTGGGGAGCGCCGGCCCCAGTCCTGGTGCCGCGGCTGCCGTGGCCTGCACCTGGAGCCCACGGAGACGGCGCGGACCAGCAACAGCGCTCCGCGCGGCACGGACGGCTGGCTGTTCCCGCCTGAGAGCACCACCAGCACCCGCCCGCCCCGGCGTGGCAACGGCTCGTCGACGCAGCACCGGGCCACGGGCAGCTCCGCCGACTCGCCTCCGTCCCGCTGAGACACGGCCAGCCCCGACATGTCACGTCGGGGCTGACCGGAACCAGGAGAACGAACGTCGCGACTACGAACGCGCGTTCTCGGAACCGACGAGGGCCTTCGCGTGGTGCGCGAAGTGGTCCGCGAGGAAGGTGGCGATGAAGTAGTAGCTGTGGTCGTACCCCGCGTGCCGCCGCAGCGTGAGCGGGTGGCCCGTGGCCTCGCAGGCGGCGGCCAGCAGCTCCGGGCGCAGCTGGGTGGCGAGGAACTCGTCGGCCTCGCCCTGGTCCACCAGGAGGGCCAGGCGCTCCTTGGCCGTCTTCACCAACTCGACGGCGTCCCAGGCCGCCCACGCGTCACGGTTGTCGCCCAGGTAGGCGGTGAAGGCCTTCTGGCCCCACGGCACCTGTGAGGGTGCGACGATGGGGGAGAAGGCGGACACGCTGCGGTAGCGGCCCGGGTGGCGCAGGGCGGTGACGAGCGCGCCATGACCGCCCATCGAATGGCCGAAGATGCCTCGCGCGTCCGTGGCCGGGAAGTGCTGCTCCACCAGCGCGGGGAGCTCCCGGGCCACGTAGTCCTGCATGCGGAAGTGCGGCGCCCAGGGGGCCTGCGTGGCGTCGAGGTAGAAGCCCGCCCCCTGCCCCAAATCGTAGGCAGCGTCATTGGCCACCGCGTCGCCGCGAGGACTGGTGTCAGGCGCGACGACGATGAAGCCATGGCGCGCCGCGTGCTCCTGCGCGCCCGCCTTGGTGATGAAGTTCTGCTCGGTGCAGGTCAGGCCGGAGAGCCAGTACAGCACCGGGCAGCGCTCGCCGCGCAGCGCGGCCTCCGGCAGGTAGATGCCGAACCGCGTCTCGCCGCCCAGCGCGGAGGAGGTGTGCTTCCACACCTCCTGCCGGCCGCCAAAACTCGCGTGGTGTTCGATGCGTTCCATGGTCAGTAGCGGACGACGGTGCGGATGGACTTGCCCTCGTGCATCAGGTCGAAGGCCTCGTTGATGTCGGTCAGCGGGCGCGTGTGGGTCACGAACGGCGCGAGCTGAATCTTCCCGGACATCGCGTCCTCCACCATGCCGGGGAGCTCCGAGCGGCCCTTCACGCCACCAAAGGCGGTCCCCTTCCAGGTCCGGCCCGTGACGAGCTGGAACGGACGGGTGGAGATCTCCTGTCCCGCGCCGGCCACGCCGATGATGATGGACTGGCCCCAGCCACGGTGCGCGCACTCGAGCGCGGCGCGCATCACCCCCACGTTGCCGATGCACTCGAAGGAGTGGTCCACGCCCCAGCCCGTCATCTCCACGATGACCTGCTGGATGGGGCGGTCGTGGTCCTTGGGGTTGACGAAGTCGGTGGCGCCGAAGGTCTTCGCCAGCTCGAACTTGGCGGGGTTCGTGTCGATGGCGATGATGCGACCGGCCTTCGCCATCTGGGCGCCCTGGATGACTGCCAGGCCGATGCCGCCCAGGCCGAACACCGCCACCGAATCCCCTTCCTGCACGCGGGCCGTGTTCTTCACCGCGCCCAGGCCCGTCGTCACGCCGCAGCCCAGCAGGCAGACCTGCTCGGGGTTGGCGTTCGGGTTGATGCGGGCCAGCGACACCTCCGCCACCACGGTGTACTCGCTGAAGGTGGAGCACCCCATGTAGTGATAGACGGGCTTGCCGTTGTACGAGAAGCGCGTGGTGCCGTCTGGCATCACACCCTTGCCCTGGGTGGCACGCACCGCCACGCACAGGTTCGTCTTTCCAGACTTACAGAACAGACACTGGCCGCACTCCGCGGTGTAGAGCGGGATGACGTGGTCGCCGGGCTTGACGGACGTCACGCCCTCGCCCACCGCCTCCACCACGCCGGCTCCCTCGTGGCCGAGCACCACAGGGAAGAGACCTTCCGGATCATCCCCGGAGAGGGTGAACGCGTCGGTGTGACAGACGCCCGTGTGGGTGATGCGGACCAGGACCTCGCCCTTCTGCGGAGGCGCGACGTCGAGCTCGACGATGCTCAAGGGCTTTCCGGCTTCGAAGGCAACAGCGGCACGGGACTTCATGAGGATGCTCCTGGGGCTAGGGGATGAAGGCAGGGACTCCCGCTCACTTGAGATAGGTGCGGACCAGCGCCGTCATGTCTCGCACCCGCTGGGCGTGGCGCGGGTCCTCGTCGGACGCCGGGCCGAACTCCTCCCGGATGTGTGACTCCAGCACCTCGGACA from Myxococcus xanthus encodes the following:
- the fghA gene encoding S-formylglutathione hydrolase produces the protein MERIEHHASFGGRQEVWKHTSSALGGETRFGIYLPEAALRGERCPVLYWLSGLTCTEQNFITKAGAQEHAARHGFIVVAPDTSPRGDAVANDAAYDLGQGAGFYLDATQAPWAPHFRMQDYVARELPALVEQHFPATDARGIFGHSMGGHGALVTALRHPGRYRSVSAFSPIVAPSQVPWGQKAFTAYLGDNRDAWAAWDAVELVKTAKERLALLVDQGEADEFLATQLRPELLAAACEATGHPLTLRRHAGYDHSYYFIATFLADHFAHHAKALVGSENARS
- a CDS encoding S-(hydroxymethyl)glutathione dehydrogenase/class III alcohol dehydrogenase; this translates as MKSRAAVAFEAGKPLSIVELDVAPPQKGEVLVRITHTGVCHTDAFTLSGDDPEGLFPVVLGHEGAGVVEAVGEGVTSVKPGDHVIPLYTAECGQCLFCKSGKTNLCVAVRATQGKGVMPDGTTRFSYNGKPVYHYMGCSTFSEYTVVAEVSLARINPNANPEQVCLLGCGVTTGLGAVKNTARVQEGDSVAVFGLGGIGLAVIQGAQMAKAGRIIAIDTNPAKFELAKTFGATDFVNPKDHDRPIQQVIVEMTGWGVDHSFECIGNVGVMRAALECAHRGWGQSIIIGVAGAGQEISTRPFQLVTGRTWKGTAFGGVKGRSELPGMVEDAMSGKIQLAPFVTHTRPLTDINEAFDLMHEGKSIRTVVRY